The following coding sequences are from one Archocentrus centrarchus isolate MPI-CPG fArcCen1 chromosome 4, fArcCen1, whole genome shotgun sequence window:
- the abhd8b gene encoding protein ABHD8 isoform X2, producing the protein MGPAASDTRLAAMLTSFLEGLFCCFTSKSTNIVVPVETSEPADGYEFVEVKPGRILRVRHIIPDRPVVEEPTGLGGSVSCKRKITVYRNGQLFIENLGDRASAELKSCQNGETEPNSTVEVELTDCGKSSPPVSIPEVRSDSVAAGNNGAPETAAAAGEAPAPEQNDQSQQPRKRRRKPKRTVVIDCERKISACKGTHPDVALFFIHGVGGSLDIWGSQLDFFSRLGYEVIAPDLAGHGASSAPQIPAAYTFYALAEDMRIIFKRYARKRNILIGHSYGVSFCTFLAHEYPEQIHKMVMINGGGPTALEPSLCSIFNLPTCVLHCLSPLLAWCFLKAGFARQGAREKQLLRENNAFNVSSFVLRAMMSGQYWPEGDEVYHAELTVPILLVHGMHDKFVPVEEDQRMAEILLMAFLKVLEDGSHMVMMECPDAVNTLLHEFLLWEPPTLPAPKSKTRPETAKARTDNAKAVSEPAKARPATAKQT; encoded by the exons ATGGGCCCAGCAGCTTCAGATACCAG ACTGGCAGCCATGCTGACCAGCTTTCTGGAAGGTCTGTTCTGCTGCTTCACCTCAAAGTCGACCAATATTGTGGTTCCTGTAGAAACTTCAGAGCCTGCTGATGGCTACGAGTTTGTGGAGGTAAAACCAGGCCGCATCCTGCGGGTTCGACATATCATCCCTGACCGGCCGGTGGTGGAGGAACCCACTGGGCTTGGTGGGAGTGTGAGCTGCAAACGAAAGATCACAGTTTACCGTAATGGACAGCTGTTCATTGAGAACTTGGGTGACAGGGCGAGCGCAGAGCTGAAAAGCTGCCAGAATGGAGAGACAGAACCCAACAGCACTGTGGAGGTAGAACTGACAGACTGTGGTAAGTCGTCACCGCCTGTCAGCATTCCTGAGGTGAGATCAGACTCTGTCGCGGCTGGAAACAACGGGGCACCTGAGACAGCGGCAGCAGCGGGAGAGGCACCTGCCCCTGAACAGAATGACCAATCACAGCAACCCAGGAAGCGCAGGCGGAAGCCCAAGCGCACCGTGGTGATTGACTGTGAAAGAAAGATATCAGCCTGTAAAGGGACACATCCAGATGTTGCATTGTTCTTCATTCATGGAGTGGGAGGTTCGCTGGATATCTGGGGAAGCCAGCTGGACTTCTTTTCCCGGCTGGGGTACGAAGTGATCGCCCCGGACCTGGCAGGACACGGAGCCAGCTCAGCACCACAGATACCTGCAGCATACACTTTCTATGCACTGGCTGAGGATATGAGAATAATCTTCAAGAGATATGCACGGAAGAGGAATATTCTCATAGGACACTCTTATGG TGTGTCGTTCTGTACGTTCCTGGCTCATGAGTATCCAGAACAGATTCACAAGATGGTGATGATCAATGGTGGTGGTCCCACCGCTCTGGAGCCCAGCCTCTGCTCCATCTTCAACCTACCGACCTGTGTGCTTCACTGCCTCTCCCCGCTGCTAGCCTGGTGCTTTCTCAA AGCTGGCTTTGCTCGGCAGGGTGCCAGGGAGAAGCAGCTGCTGAGAGAGAACAATGCATTCAATGTGTCGTCATTTGTGCTGCGTGCCATGATGAGCGGGCAGTACTGGCCCGAGGGGGACGAAGTTTACCACGCTGAGCTCACAGTGCCCATCCTGCTGGTTCATGGCATGCATGACAAGTTTGTCCCTGTTGAAGAGGACCAACGGATGGCAGAA ATACTTCTAATGGCTTTCCTGAAGGTCTTGGAGGACGGCAGTCACATGGTCATGATGGAGTGTCCGGATGCTGTCAACACACTCCTGCATGAGTTCTTGCTCTGGGAACCACCGACTCTTCCAGCACCAAAGTCCAAAACCCGTCCAGAGACTGCTAAAGCTCGAACTGATAACGCTAAGGCTGTATCGGAGCCCGCCAAGGCCCGGCCTGCAACTGCTAAACAAACCTAA
- the abhd8b gene encoding protein ABHD8 isoform X1, whose protein sequence is MIHVALTHIAACVYMCMSSCSLVFLCVFLCNCISFRLAAMLTSFLEGLFCCFTSKSTNIVVPVETSEPADGYEFVEVKPGRILRVRHIIPDRPVVEEPTGLGGSVSCKRKITVYRNGQLFIENLGDRASAELKSCQNGETEPNSTVEVELTDCGKSSPPVSIPEVRSDSVAAGNNGAPETAAAAGEAPAPEQNDQSQQPRKRRRKPKRTVVIDCERKISACKGTHPDVALFFIHGVGGSLDIWGSQLDFFSRLGYEVIAPDLAGHGASSAPQIPAAYTFYALAEDMRIIFKRYARKRNILIGHSYGVSFCTFLAHEYPEQIHKMVMINGGGPTALEPSLCSIFNLPTCVLHCLSPLLAWCFLKAGFARQGAREKQLLRENNAFNVSSFVLRAMMSGQYWPEGDEVYHAELTVPILLVHGMHDKFVPVEEDQRMAEILLMAFLKVLEDGSHMVMMECPDAVNTLLHEFLLWEPPTLPAPKSKTRPETAKARTDNAKAVSEPAKARPATAKQT, encoded by the exons ATGATTCATGTTGCTTTGACTCACATTGCTGCCTGTGTTTATATGTGCATGTCTTCCTGTTcacttgtgtttctttgtgtgtttctatGTAACTGTATTTCCTTCAGACTGGCAGCCATGCTGACCAGCTTTCTGGAAGGTCTGTTCTGCTGCTTCACCTCAAAGTCGACCAATATTGTGGTTCCTGTAGAAACTTCAGAGCCTGCTGATGGCTACGAGTTTGTGGAGGTAAAACCAGGCCGCATCCTGCGGGTTCGACATATCATCCCTGACCGGCCGGTGGTGGAGGAACCCACTGGGCTTGGTGGGAGTGTGAGCTGCAAACGAAAGATCACAGTTTACCGTAATGGACAGCTGTTCATTGAGAACTTGGGTGACAGGGCGAGCGCAGAGCTGAAAAGCTGCCAGAATGGAGAGACAGAACCCAACAGCACTGTGGAGGTAGAACTGACAGACTGTGGTAAGTCGTCACCGCCTGTCAGCATTCCTGAGGTGAGATCAGACTCTGTCGCGGCTGGAAACAACGGGGCACCTGAGACAGCGGCAGCAGCGGGAGAGGCACCTGCCCCTGAACAGAATGACCAATCACAGCAACCCAGGAAGCGCAGGCGGAAGCCCAAGCGCACCGTGGTGATTGACTGTGAAAGAAAGATATCAGCCTGTAAAGGGACACATCCAGATGTTGCATTGTTCTTCATTCATGGAGTGGGAGGTTCGCTGGATATCTGGGGAAGCCAGCTGGACTTCTTTTCCCGGCTGGGGTACGAAGTGATCGCCCCGGACCTGGCAGGACACGGAGCCAGCTCAGCACCACAGATACCTGCAGCATACACTTTCTATGCACTGGCTGAGGATATGAGAATAATCTTCAAGAGATATGCACGGAAGAGGAATATTCTCATAGGACACTCTTATGG TGTGTCGTTCTGTACGTTCCTGGCTCATGAGTATCCAGAACAGATTCACAAGATGGTGATGATCAATGGTGGTGGTCCCACCGCTCTGGAGCCCAGCCTCTGCTCCATCTTCAACCTACCGACCTGTGTGCTTCACTGCCTCTCCCCGCTGCTAGCCTGGTGCTTTCTCAA AGCTGGCTTTGCTCGGCAGGGTGCCAGGGAGAAGCAGCTGCTGAGAGAGAACAATGCATTCAATGTGTCGTCATTTGTGCTGCGTGCCATGATGAGCGGGCAGTACTGGCCCGAGGGGGACGAAGTTTACCACGCTGAGCTCACAGTGCCCATCCTGCTGGTTCATGGCATGCATGACAAGTTTGTCCCTGTTGAAGAGGACCAACGGATGGCAGAA ATACTTCTAATGGCTTTCCTGAAGGTCTTGGAGGACGGCAGTCACATGGTCATGATGGAGTGTCCGGATGCTGTCAACACACTCCTGCATGAGTTCTTGCTCTGGGAACCACCGACTCTTCCAGCACCAAAGTCCAAAACCCGTCCAGAGACTGCTAAAGCTCGAACTGATAACGCTAAGGCTGTATCGGAGCCCGCCAAGGCCCGGCCTGCAACTGCTAAACAAACCTAA
- the abhd8b gene encoding protein ABHD8 isoform X3: MLTSFLEGLFCCFTSKSTNIVVPVETSEPADGYEFVEVKPGRILRVRHIIPDRPVVEEPTGLGGSVSCKRKITVYRNGQLFIENLGDRASAELKSCQNGETEPNSTVEVELTDCGKSSPPVSIPEVRSDSVAAGNNGAPETAAAAGEAPAPEQNDQSQQPRKRRRKPKRTVVIDCERKISACKGTHPDVALFFIHGVGGSLDIWGSQLDFFSRLGYEVIAPDLAGHGASSAPQIPAAYTFYALAEDMRIIFKRYARKRNILIGHSYGVSFCTFLAHEYPEQIHKMVMINGGGPTALEPSLCSIFNLPTCVLHCLSPLLAWCFLKAGFARQGAREKQLLRENNAFNVSSFVLRAMMSGQYWPEGDEVYHAELTVPILLVHGMHDKFVPVEEDQRMAEILLMAFLKVLEDGSHMVMMECPDAVNTLLHEFLLWEPPTLPAPKSKTRPETAKARTDNAKAVSEPAKARPATAKQT, translated from the exons ATGCTGACCAGCTTTCTGGAAGGTCTGTTCTGCTGCTTCACCTCAAAGTCGACCAATATTGTGGTTCCTGTAGAAACTTCAGAGCCTGCTGATGGCTACGAGTTTGTGGAGGTAAAACCAGGCCGCATCCTGCGGGTTCGACATATCATCCCTGACCGGCCGGTGGTGGAGGAACCCACTGGGCTTGGTGGGAGTGTGAGCTGCAAACGAAAGATCACAGTTTACCGTAATGGACAGCTGTTCATTGAGAACTTGGGTGACAGGGCGAGCGCAGAGCTGAAAAGCTGCCAGAATGGAGAGACAGAACCCAACAGCACTGTGGAGGTAGAACTGACAGACTGTGGTAAGTCGTCACCGCCTGTCAGCATTCCTGAGGTGAGATCAGACTCTGTCGCGGCTGGAAACAACGGGGCACCTGAGACAGCGGCAGCAGCGGGAGAGGCACCTGCCCCTGAACAGAATGACCAATCACAGCAACCCAGGAAGCGCAGGCGGAAGCCCAAGCGCACCGTGGTGATTGACTGTGAAAGAAAGATATCAGCCTGTAAAGGGACACATCCAGATGTTGCATTGTTCTTCATTCATGGAGTGGGAGGTTCGCTGGATATCTGGGGAAGCCAGCTGGACTTCTTTTCCCGGCTGGGGTACGAAGTGATCGCCCCGGACCTGGCAGGACACGGAGCCAGCTCAGCACCACAGATACCTGCAGCATACACTTTCTATGCACTGGCTGAGGATATGAGAATAATCTTCAAGAGATATGCACGGAAGAGGAATATTCTCATAGGACACTCTTATGG TGTGTCGTTCTGTACGTTCCTGGCTCATGAGTATCCAGAACAGATTCACAAGATGGTGATGATCAATGGTGGTGGTCCCACCGCTCTGGAGCCCAGCCTCTGCTCCATCTTCAACCTACCGACCTGTGTGCTTCACTGCCTCTCCCCGCTGCTAGCCTGGTGCTTTCTCAA AGCTGGCTTTGCTCGGCAGGGTGCCAGGGAGAAGCAGCTGCTGAGAGAGAACAATGCATTCAATGTGTCGTCATTTGTGCTGCGTGCCATGATGAGCGGGCAGTACTGGCCCGAGGGGGACGAAGTTTACCACGCTGAGCTCACAGTGCCCATCCTGCTGGTTCATGGCATGCATGACAAGTTTGTCCCTGTTGAAGAGGACCAACGGATGGCAGAA ATACTTCTAATGGCTTTCCTGAAGGTCTTGGAGGACGGCAGTCACATGGTCATGATGGAGTGTCCGGATGCTGTCAACACACTCCTGCATGAGTTCTTGCTCTGGGAACCACCGACTCTTCCAGCACCAAAGTCCAAAACCCGTCCAGAGACTGCTAAAGCTCGAACTGATAACGCTAAGGCTGTATCGGAGCCCGCCAAGGCCCGGCCTGCAACTGCTAAACAAACCTAA